The Prionailurus bengalensis isolate Pbe53 chromosome A3, Fcat_Pben_1.1_paternal_pri, whole genome shotgun sequence genome includes a window with the following:
- the LOC122467022 gene encoding b(0,+)-type amino acid transporter 1-like, whose protein sequence is MDRSQERNGGEGVAGREPGGEGLRLRREIGLWSAVSLMAGCMIGSGVFMSPQGVLVYMGSPGASLVVWAGCGLLAMMGALCYAELSALVPKSGGEYAYILQIFGSLPAFLVIYTFVLLVRPAAIAAVSLSFAEYAVTPFYPGCSSMPQAVLKGVAASCILLLTLVNCWSSRLATMLVNVCAVAKVFSLLVIVVGGAVVLGQGRGHTETFLLAFHNTTQQAGRIGMAFYQGMWSFDGWNNVNYVVEELKNPKQNLVWAVMIAIPLVTSLYLLVNISYLLVLSPNEILSSDAMAVSWGNQVLGAWAWLVPLAVVLSTFGSANGMFFGGSRVCYVAAREGHMPQLLSMVHVHRLTPTPALMFTTAVALVLVIPGSFSTIVNFLSFLGWITYGTTIGCLLYLRIKKKNLPRPHKVPTIIPVIMLLASLYLVLAPIIDHPQIEFLYIFLFLLSGIPVYFLFVYFQCQPRCLQMATLYLQLLLEVAPTTKNVD, encoded by the exons ATGGATAGAAGTCAGGAAAGAAATGGTGGTGAGGGGGTGGCAGGACGGGAGCCAGGTGGTGAGGGGCTAAGGCTGAGGAGGGAGATTGGTTTGTGGAGTGCCGTGTCCCTGATGGCTGGCTGTATGATTGGCTCTGGCGTCTTCATGTCACCACAGGGGGTCTTGGTCTACATGGGCAGCCCTGGAGCCAGTCTTGTGGTCTGGGCAGGCTGTGGCCTCCTGGCCATGATGGGTGCCCTGTGCTATGCTGAGCTGAGTGCCCTGGTTCCCAAATCTGGAGGGGAGTATGCCTACATCCTGCAAATCTTTGGCTCTTTGCCAGCCTTCCTGGTTATCTACACATTTGTGTTGCTGGTCAGACCAGCTGCCATTGCTGCCGTCTCCCTGAGCTTCGCCGAGTATGCCGTGACCCCCTTTTACCCTGGCTGCTCCTCGATGCCCCAGGCTGTGCTCAAGGGTGTGGCTGCCTCCTGCATCCTGCTGCTGACGCTGGTCAACTGTTGGAGCTCACGGCTGGCCACCATGCTGGTGAACGTGTGCGCCGTCGCCAAAGTGTTCTCGTTGCTGGTCATCGTGGTGGGTGGGGCCGTGGTGCTGGGCCAGGGCCGGGGCCACACGGAAACCTTTTTGCTTGCCTTCCACAACACAACACAGCAGGCTGGGCGCATTGGCATGGCCTTTTACCAGGGCATGTGGTCCTTCGATGGCTGGAATAACGTCAACTATGTGGTGGAAGAGCTCAAGAATCCAAAG CAGAACCTGGTGTGGGCAGTGATGATCGCCATCCCCCTGGTCACCAGCTTGTACCTCCTGGTCAACATCAGTTACCTGCTAGTGTTGTCGCCCAACGAGATCCTTTCCTCTGATGCTATGGCTGTGAGCTGGGG GAACCAGGTGCTGGGGGCCTGGGCCTGGCTGGTACCGTTGGCTGTCGTACTCTCGACATTTGGCTCTGCCAATGGGATGTTCTTCGGTGGAAGTCGTGTGTGCTATGTGGCTGCGAGAGAAGGCCACATG CCCCAACTTCTGTCCATGGTTCATGTGCATCGCCTCACACCAACTCCGGCCCTGATGTTTACCACGGCAGTGGCTTTGGTCCTGGTCATCCCAGGAAGCTTCAGCACCATCGTGAACTTCTTGAG CTTCCTTGGCTGGATCACCTATGGAACCACCATTGGCTGTCTCTTGTACTTGCGGATAAAGAAGAAGAATCTTCCTCGACCTCACAAG GTCCCCACCATCATCCCTGTCATCATGCTCCTTGCTTCTCTCTACCTGGTGCTGGCGCCCATCATCGACCACCCCCAGATTGAGTTCCTGTACATCTTCCTGTTCCTGCTCAGTGGCATCCCGGTCTATTTCCTGTTTGTCTATTTCCAGTGCCAGCCCAGgtgtttgcagatggccaccctGTATCTCCAGCTGCTCCTGGAAGTTGCTCCAACCACTAAAAATGTTGACTAA